The Cucurbita pepo subsp. pepo cultivar mu-cu-16 chromosome LG18, ASM280686v2, whole genome shotgun sequence nucleotide sequence GGTCTATAACCAGAAGATCCATTCAGAGTAGTTCTTAGCCAACAACCTTCCTTTATGCATTTCAAAAACATGGGAGGAATGGAAACTAGTCGAGCTTTCAAGCTACGAATCCAATCCAGTAGCAAAACCACATTGTGCACGGTAAGTGGTGAAGAAAATACAGAAATTTCGATATTGGGGGGAGAAACGAAAGGGATATCAGAAGCATGGATATGGGATATAAGAAAATCTATTTGCTGTTTTGTAGTCATAGATTCACCTGCAAAATAGCGTGGGGAGATGTAATCAGCTCCCAACTCGACATAGCTATCATTTTGCCAAGGATTTGAACCAAGCAATTGTGCCCATTTGCTACCATCTGCTGGAATCAGAAGCCCCTTCCAATTTTTTCTAACAACACCGTATTTGTCTACAACCGGCATAAGTCTACACAGAGACTCCAGCTCAACATGCGTCAGATAATATTTAGTGGATGAGTGATAGAGGAAGTGAAAATAGGTGATTATGTGTTGTCGGTTATCGCCAAGGGAACCGACAAGGTGTTTTGCAAATTGAAATACGGTGATGGAATCAACTTGAGCTCGGTCCCGAAGCCATTGCAACAAAGTGACCTTCCCGGGATAGAATCGGATGGAGTTATGAGTGCTTTCTGGCATAAAATAACGGTTGGAAACAAGTCTGAATTCCCTGTTGGATTTAGTAAGCCAAGAGAGTTGGTCATGCTGAGCAAGATGCACCATTCTTCCACCCATCGACGTACACTCGTTTAAACTGCATACACAAACATTCCCAGAAAGatcaacatattttataaGTGGCACGTTCTTCATGCTTGAAACATGAAACCTTGAACTCCAATTTTCAGCAACGAATTGTAGAAGCTCCAAATAAACATCATCAGAGACACCCTCCACGATGTTAGATCCCAGTAGGCACTTGGCATACCATTCATCATCAACTAGATTCACGCCAAGGAAACACAGAACCTGGTCGTATTCCTTGGTGTCGAAGGAGAAACTTAAGATGCGCTTTCCATGGGACGATAGATTAACCAAACTCACACCTTGAGTGTGTGCCTTGGTTAAGATATTCAAAAAGGCGGGCATAATCCTACCCACTTCACAAGGCTTATGAAAGAACCTCTGCTTCGAGAAGGAATGACTGGGAATGATATTTTGTTGGAGAAGTTTCTGCTTGATCGAATCCCTCACGGAATTCAACTTGtcgaaggaagaagaaatgatgGGCAAGAAGTTGAACATAGAGGCCAAAGAAGAGAAGGGAGCTTCATCTGTAGCTTTCACGAGTGAGACGAAAGCAGTGACAAAAGCAGAGGGAACACAGTCGAGGATCCCTTGGTTCCACTTGTTGTCGAGGAGAATGGTTTCCCGGGATGAGGACAAAACAAAGTCTGCCTGAATAATAAAGGGAAAGCCGGTTAGCATCTCGGTGGGGAGGAAAGCGTAGATTCCAGCGGGCTTAGCTCCTCGGTTGAGACGTTCTCCATTTGGAAAAGCCAATGTGACAACAAGTTCCTCAACTCCCGCCCTCCTCTCCACTCTGTTTTCTTCCTTCACTGGAAACTTCTGCTTCCACATGTAGTAGGAGCATTGGGTATCGATTTCACCAGCATTTTCCTCGGAAGAGAGATGGAGAGTGTAGGAGTGGGCATTAATGTTCTTGATGGACACGAAGTTTGTGTCACTTGAAATGGAAATCGCATTGACAGTATTGGTGTTGGGATCCTCGTTGACTTCCCTGACTGAAAGTTGCTTGATTTTTGAAAGGAACAGTAGAACTTCAGGGTGAATGGTTGACAGTTGGTGCTTCACAGGTATGATCTTATCGGCCTTCAAAGGCAAAACTAGTGTGGTTGTTGGGAGCGTGGAGTGGTGACcataaatattgtttatgtTGGAAAGAATTGAAGTATCTTCAACCCACTCGGGAACAACGAACCCAACACCACAAAGTGGGCAAGGCTCTTCGTTGAACCGTATTTGATATCCATTACTGAATATGTAAGGACGGGAGGTGATCAGAAAAACACTTTTGAACCCAATTCCTGCACATTTCCaacaaacaaactaaaatGTAGGGGGAATAAAAGTGAGTGAAGATAAAATATAgtagttattattttatttaatttaaaacatattgaaTCAATATTATCAAAAATGAGTATCccataaactaattaattaattaattaattaattcatttgaaaTGGAGAATAAAAAGCCGACAATACCTGAGAAgctaaaagaagaagaaattggagCTCATAAAAGCTAAAgtaatgcataattaataaatcataaaacatatatatttttttttttaataaaaaagtaatgaaCAATAAATCCCCATTAACTTATAATTGAactcatttaaaaaagaagatggaACAAAGATATGCAAccaaattagaaagaaaagaaattgaaagtaaatatgaaatgaaatttaaataaaggaATGCAAGAGGAAGCATGTAGGTAAATGAGGAAACAAGTATGGAATAGAGAAAAGGGAAATGGAATAGAGAAAAGGGAAATGGAATAGAGAAAAGGGAAATGGAATAGAGAAAAGGGAAATGGAATAGAGAAAAGGGAAATGGTACCCTTCTCGCCAATGTAACCGCGTTTCctgttgttctttttggtgGAGCGGCCGACGCTGCAAATAGAGTCGATGTTCTTAGCAGAAAACCCGATCTCGTTGTTGAAAATCATAAGCGTGGCAGCAGCGCCAGTTGCGGTGACGTCTCGGGATGTAACAATGAACTCGAGCGAGGGTCTGAGGGAGGTGGAGTACTCGTTATCTTCAGCATTCTGTAGAAATGGAAGAGCAAGGAGGGTGAGACGGAGAGGCGGAGAGGAAATGGAGTAAAATGGGAGTTCATGCCTGAATAAGCTCCATCAGAAAGTGAACGTCCTTGGTGTAAAGCTCCGCAGAAAGGTTCCTGACGGCCTGATGGAGGTCCTCGGTTAAGGGATTGGGCGGTCCTCCGATTGAAAACTTGGTTCGCCTGATGTCTTCAATGTGCTGCTTCGGGGTACACATTTTTCACttcttccaaattccaaattccaaattccaaattaGCAGATGTATGTAAGTATAGCATATAGCAGTGAGGAGAAGGAAGCAGTGGTTAAAAGGGAGTAGGAAAACTTGGTGAGGAAGCATATGCATAGTAAAAAGGCGTACGGATCCACACTGATTGGAGCGAAGACCGAGCAAGTCTTCGGGGCATTGGAAATGCTTTTGGGAGATGAATGGGGCGTGCATGCATCCCATTGGAACACCAACTTTACCCCTCCGCTTAAGTAAATGATAAATCCTATTCCTTTTATTATCTTACTCcttcatttttacttttaccttcaaaaaataacaaataaaccTAAACCCAATTTTCTATCTTCCTAAACTATTGGGTTATTTgagttaatatttatttctttttcttctttcaattctttcttctttcaatcaCGCCCTTGGGTTCGGGATTTGATTCAGTGATTCCTACCTTTCAAAAcattaatatattcttttttctccacAACATCGCATCATATATTCATTCGTACGTACCATGAATAATAATGTGTATGCCCGAAAGgctaaaattatttcaaacatcactttaaagatttttattattttagttgaacaaatagaagaatgaaattttgaaccTCTACTTcaagaggggaaaaaaaaacacgaaaGCAGAAAACTGCCTATTATCAATGGTACTTTTTTCAAAgtgaacaaaagaaagaaactatGCATTAGAATAAGTGATGAAAACTGAAACTCAACAGCAAACCAGAATTTGAAGCATGTTACTGATAGCAGCGAAGTGGGGAGGGGGGTGAATGTTAAAGAGAGACCCTTCACAATAAAAAATGAGGATatagcaacaaaaaaaaaaaaaaaaaaaaaaaaaaaaaaaaaaaaaaaaaaaaaaNGGCCATAGTATAAATACGACCCTTGGGATCAGTATGTGCTCCTATGTTTCGTCTGTGGCAGACGAGTGAGAACTTAGCCGGAGCAGAGCTTTTCCAAGGCCAAATTTTCATCCCATCCCACAGCTTCCAAACTGCTCCTTACTTGAGCCTCCGGGAATCCCATCTCCACAAGCTTCTGAACCTGCAATATTTCCTTCACATCAATATTCGGTGCACACGCTTTCATTCTCCACCGTAACAAAAGAACTACTCCTCAAACACAAAACTATATATGATTTATCATGCACGCAACATGCAAAACCAAAGCTAAGGCTTTTAACCTTTTCTTCCACTCCAAGTGATGACGTCTTGGCAAAAGTTTCTGTCCAGTATCGAGCTGTGCCAGCAAAAGTCTGGTAGTCTCTAAGATACTGCACCAATATGTGTTCGGACATATTAAACTTAATATCGCTTTTGATAGGATCTAAACTTCATATCTTCAATACCAAcatctgaaaacaaaaatcaaccaACATCCATGCAGTGAAGATAGACTTAACAATACCTGTTGTGCCACCACAGCATCTTGAGGATCATCAGGTTGAGGAGCAGAGAGCAACGCCTGCACAGAAAGCAGGGCTGTCTTCAACGTAAGTGCTGGGCTCCACTGATCCTTCAGAATGTCCAGGCAAATTGCACCACTTTGACTACTGATATTAGGGTGCCTTCACAACATAATAGACCAAACAAAACTCCAAAGCTTCAGCATAATCTCATATACATATATTGAACTAGATCAATAACATTAAGTCACAAACTCCTTCATGgtaaaaacattttagaaaaaattcaGAATGCATAGCAATGTCAACgtgttgaatgaaaattgcAACATCATATCCACAAttgatgacctccaaatctccacatccaaaaacaaaactattattttGATTAGATCAAGAAAACATCTGCATGTTCTCTGGAAAGCAACTCCATCCACTAAACGCAGACACGCTCTGTGCGCACCTAAGAAATCGCGACATTATCTGCTCGGCAGGCATAACAAGAAAGGAAGCCATGCATATATTGTCCTTACCAGACTTTTGTAGCAAACTGCATTTTGGGCGGCTCAAATGGATACCCATCTGCAAGGGGGGAAAACCCACGTATAAGATACATGATAAGGGTTAAGATAAAAACAATGTTTTGAAAGCGTGCTTAGGCAAGTTTTCCATGAATGAAGTCCTCACTGAAGCGCATGCCATGAAGCatcaacatttttaatttttgaagcCAAAAAATATCCTCCAAAATTCATCATTTCCTAAAACAAACTCTCAAAAGCTCTATTGTGTTACAATTTTCACCATCATATTATGCATAATACACAATTTTTCTATTGTGTGCCTCACAAACAACATTCCTCACTGAGAGGGCTATTGCACTTTAGTCCTTACACTTTAGATAACATTGTAACAAAGGCTTCACTGATAGCAATTATAGAAAGCCGCCAGCTAAAAAGGTAAAGCAATATTATAAAAACTCGGGGAACATGTTAAGAGGTCATGGAACACACTCGGACAATATACAATCCTTTACCATAAATATTCAATAGAGCAAGGAATGGTTCTCCCAACAAAGCTCTTACCGAGGAGTGATTTTAAATATGCCTCAAGCGCGTAACAGAATTGTTTTCTATAAACGGGATcgataaaactaaaaaactcTCAActgtttccctctcttttattttttacagcAAAAATGTGTAACAGAACAACTGGAAGTGAACAAAAAACGCACGGGGGCTGAATTTAACATagttttaactaaaaaaaacttgaaagaaaCAGCCGTAAAGGGAGCTAGTGTGGACTGTTAGAGAACAGTTTAACAGTTCTATGCCgtgtaaaacaaaaaatcgaTGAAACACATCGCTCTTCTACAGAACAtgttttttcctctctctctctctttctttctttctttcttttttttttcttttcgtggAGGACAgctgaaattataatttattattccaAAATCATGAACTTGCCAGAGGTAATTTCCAATCATAGATTCAAGCCCTAATGCCTCAGACACCACAACGCAGATTCTTTATCGTCAGCtaatcacataaaaaaaaaaaataaaaaaaaaaaaaaaaaaaaaaaaaaacgNNNNNNNNNNNNNNNNNNNNNNNNNNNNNNNNNNNNNNNNNNNNNNNNNNNaaaaaaaaaaaaaagacgtaCTTACTCGAAAACCCTAATGCTAATCTGAGTGGGAGCATTCAAATGGAGGcgaggaaagaaagagtaagtgaaagaagaaaaggagggaGTAATTAGAGGGACCTGGCAAGGTGATGTCAATTTGGAAGGTGCCGCCTTCGTAAGGAGTAGCGACAGGACCAGGAATGGTGCCGATCAAGTGGGAAAGATTATCGGCTTTGGGGGTGACTCTAATACCTGAAGCCTCAATGTCCTTAGTGCATTCTTGGAGTTCCTTTTGCACGCGAGCGAAGTCCATCATCTTCTTGAGTGATGGATACATCAGGAGGGGAGAAGTAACCTAATAGATTCGAACGCAAATTGAAAAATCGCTTAGTTTGGAAATTGGGGAAGCGAAAAGGGAGAATAATGGTGACTTCGGTTACCTGGATTCGCTTTCACTCTCTTTTTTCCGTCTCTCACAATTTAGCCAACGCACTACTCTGCCCTCCAATCTTTTGTGTGGTTTTTGTTTATCATGGGttattctatatatatattttttttttcaaaatttaaattccacGGAACATTGAGATAATATATTAActatagaatatatcttaaattgattaatatttttcttttcaaatttgattggtagtattttattaattataaaatatattttagattcaattaatatttttatttgatttgtagtatattttattttattcaaagatttagtttgtttatattttattagtaAGTATTAGTTGGTAtgtatcttatttaaaatcaatgaagattgaacatcgtattccaattctatttctcatttttgttaaatttgtattttttgttgagtaataatattttcgtagatattgtttcatttttttccaatcttttctataaaataaaaataaatttaaaatatgggaaccgattttttttattattattatttgtgcATATGTTCCTCTCTAATATATGtgaattacttttttttttttaattataaatgatgtattaaactaattaaattatatttaaattgataaaaataataaaataaagtagagCTTAATAAGGTTGCCTAAAACTATAAAAGACACATATTGTCATTCCGGtaattagaaatgaaaatatgttggatatgattaaaaaaatagagaaaatcaATTGGGTCTAGcagagaaaaatcaaactaaataaattgGACTCAAGacttttttgttatttcaatttaaaactcacttaatatatttaaaatctaactcaaaattatttaaataaaattaaactttttccATATGGCCTGTTGACATGAGTTAGTTGAAGTTATTGAAGAAACGTCATAGATGGAATACTGTTGTAGGTGCATGAGAGAGACGTGTGATAAAAAAGTTGAGATCTGTCATAATTTAATGATCATGAAAATTCGAACGTTGCAGGGCGATTAATGAGATACTGTTGTATGTGCATGAGAGAGACGTGTGATAAAAAAGTTGAGATCTGTCCTAATTTAGTGATCATGAAAATTTGGAGCGATTAATGAGATTAGGAAAAGAGGACTCATTTTAATCCTatcctttatttatatattttttttttatcataaaaatcaaataataataaatcttctatgattcttgttgtttttatttgttttcaaaaattttatctaccattcattgaaaaaaagttAGTTAAGTACTGACCGAAAATAAAGTGACAAAGACTTTtggaatgaaataaaataaagagttatttttttatttagaaatatatgtttttagtaataatatagaatattcataattatttaatatttgaaaaatatattagtcagagaatatatatttgatattccTAATTACTAGtagtatatttgattttattatcaaaattGAGTTAGTTTAGATTTTTCTGGTAAGTATTAGTtagtggtagatattgtgtcaAGATGTAATATTATGGttatgagaaagaaaatgatgttaGAATAGAGGAATGTGAGAgtaagaggaagaagaaagggagaaaagtAAAGGGTACAACATTGGGGATTTAGGGGATGTGTTTTGGGTAATGAATTGAAGAATTTAAAACGTAATTAGGCATAGGCATAGGCATGGGGTTTGATTTGTCGTGTGCTTCTTCGCAACTTTCATGTCCTGaaattggaaaataataatgcaTAAAAATTCCCATGTTTGGGTTTAGATCCCCCGCCAATGCCCATGCGGCTGCCTAAAGGTGAGTAGGGATATGCTGAAGTCAACCCGAGGCCAGCAATGGGTGTGACGAGGCCTCTCAACCCGAATGCAGCAAACttgaaaaatacaattttgttttctattttaaatggttttaattattatgtttttagcaagaatttaagaaaaaaataataacatatcTTTAGTCCACAcgtataaatttataaatatatgggTATCAAATCAAGTTTCATTCCGTCTTAAGAATACATTTGAATCGACTATAAATAGAGGTTTGGCCGCATTTgtggtaaaagaaaaattaggaaaTTGGGCATATTTCACATTGAATTCACTATTCTTAGACAATTTGTGTACAGTTTCTTTATCTTATTTAATTGGATGATGTGGAAATAGTGGAAATAGTGGAAATAGTGGAAATAGTGGAAATAGCGTTAGCTAGCATAGCGTGCAAACATGCCCAATAATTGGCCGTAAGCCCATCAACcgagttttttttgtttttttgttttttaatttcaacaaaaaagtaaaaagtaaaaagtaaaaagtaaaaagtagaGAGTAAagggagagaagaagaaaaagatttaTGGAGGGTAAAACGGTCGAGTGTGAGGGAggttacaaagaaaaaaaacaaaaaaacaaaaaaacaaagagtcCGTTGGTGTGCGGAAAATGGGGGATGGTTGAAAGGCATGCGATCCCAGTGGCagtgaaaaaacaaaaaaaaaaaatgaaacaacaGTTGGGCGTGGTTGTTCTTTGTTATGTAAACGTAGCTTTTTAGGCATCCAATACATCATCACCCTTTTAGTTTTTGTGCTATTAATACCCCCTTCTTTCTGTGTAACCACACCATTCATCTCATTAACATTtcattccttcttcttcttcttcctcctcccaTAATAATCTAATATGGCCGATAATAATAATGTGGAATTGGAAGCCAAGTCCCAGGGCCCCCATGCCAACCTCTACCTCTCTTCCCAGATTATCCTCAGAGCTTTGGTAATTTCCTCCACATTGGCCGCCACCTGGACCCTCACCACCGCCAAGCAATCCGTCGTCATCTTCGGCTTCACTTTGGACGCCCGATACAGCTACTCCTCTGCTTTCAAGTAACTCCCTGATCCCtactcttttttgttttccatatATTTgatccaaaattaattttatggcGCAGATTCTTTGCCTTAGCCAACGCTATTGCCTGTGGCTTCTGTCTTCTGTCCCTGTGCTTTGTTTTCATATCATCTCGGCAGTTGGCGTTGGGGAACCGTCAAAGAaacttctccttcttcttcttcttctttgttcacGATTTGTTGATGATGGGATTGGTGGTGAGTGGATGCGCTGCTGCCACCGCCATCGGGTTCGTGGGGAGGTACGGGAACACCCACACAGGCTGGTCGCCCATCTGTGACCAATTCGCCAAGTTTTGCAATCGCATCACCATTTCCATCGCCATCTCTTATTTTGCCGTGCTTTGCCTCCTCATACTCACCATCATCTCTGCATATCCAACCAAACTCCACCGCTAATTTGGCCCATTTTGTTGATGTGTGAACGCGAGGTTTGGTTAATGGGTTTAGTGATGATGTGTGCATTTTCCATCTTCTTTGTCCTTACCTTCTGTGTTGCAACCGCATTGTTAGAATTGGtcaatccattagaatagcttgaagttagtcatgccataagaataggcttacttcgttagtttcctatgaaatcggatctattagttaatcttttgcca carries:
- the LOC111779563 gene encoding ubiquitin-conjugating enzyme E2 27; this translates as MYPSLKKMMDFARVQKELQECTKDIEASGIRVTPKADNLSHLIGTIPGPVATPYEGGTFQIDITLPDGYPFEPPKMQFATKVWHPNISSQSGAICLDILKDQWSPALTLKTALLSVQALLSAPQPDDPQDAVVAQQYLRDYQTFAGTARYWTETFAKTSSLGVEEKVQKLVEMGFPEAQVRSSLEAVGWDENLALEKLCSG
- the LOC111780088 gene encoding CASP-like protein 1F1, which codes for MADNNNVELEAKSQGPHANLYLSSQIILRALVISSTLAATWTLTTAKQSVVIFGFTLDARYSYSSAFKFFALANAIACGFCLLSLCFVFISSRQLALGNRQRNFSFFFFFFVHDLLMMGLVVSGCAAATAIGFVGRYGNTHTGWSPICDQFAKFCNRITISIAISYFAVLCLLILTIISAYPTKLHR